In Anabas testudineus chromosome 12, fAnaTes1.2, whole genome shotgun sequence, the genomic stretch TTGCCAAGGATCATGATCACAGTTAATTGTAAAACCAAGCAGATTTCTCTAGAGGGAGCACTTGTCTTGACTCTGCCAACCATTCATGCAGACTCTCCACATCTACTAGCTAATTTAGGTTTTGTAAGTACAGAAGTCGCAGACTTTAATGTCGCTCAAATTGAGATTTCATATTAACACAATCATGTGAAGATTAGTGTTGAACTAAGTCTGTACCCCTTCAATctctgaaacagtttttgtgCTTATTCAgatttgagcagctgcagatggAAGTTCTTCTTGTAAAATGAAGAAGTGACACTTAAactgagaaatgtaaaaaacaacaaaaacaaagcagatctATAATGACGGTCCATGTGACCAAACAGCAGATTAGACCTCATTTCAAGTTTATTCGACAACTAAATCCACCACACCAGTTTGGCTGAACACAGTTTTTAGggactttattttatttttgtttacttttgaCGGATGTAGTCAAGTTAGTAGGTAGTAGTCAAGTTTTCATGGCCAGTCACAGACGTTAGGCATCATAGTCAGAGCTACACAGAGATCAATGCACTAGGAGAGTTGTGTTGTCTAATGTTGCCTCAGTCCTCTTTATAAATAACTCAGAGCATGACACAAACAGAGCCTGAAGACACAACAGCAGGACTGTGGTGTCTGTTGAGTCATTGCATGTGGACCCTGCAGAATTAGGCTCGCAAGCACTATCAGCACATACTCGCTGGGATATTTTGGGAACCTGTGTTGCAGGGTTATACAGGCCTTCACTTTGGCACAAAATCAAACCTAGATTTTCTAACAGGCTGTAATTGAGTGAAGTTGCTCAGCTCTGAAAACTGTAACTCAATACACGGCCAGAGTGATAGCTGTCCGTCTGAGACATGTTgtataaatataacatttattttacactgagaaaatgtagaaaaagagTTCACATGCAGTATACCATAGTGTCAAGTTAGGTCACTGTCTCTTTTTGTTTATCTCCCTGAATCTCCTTTGGTGTATACACATAGATATTGCATCATGTGGAAACTTTGTGCTGATATGAATattgatgataatgataataatgtcTACACTTTCTGCCTCTGCTTCTTTAAACTGTTTGATTAAACATTTccaaaagtgaaaataaagacTTTTGCTTTAAATGTACCTGCTATGTcgatttcttcttcttctgatcTCAACCAGTTCACACGTAGCcagataaaacatatttataattataacatttattattgctgaaattttagaaataaaaaaacccatTTGAACTTGTGCCATCTGACACCCTCCACCGGAGAGTTTTCAAAgctgtttctgttcctgctaACGGCTTCAAAGCACGCACCAGTGCATTGGTGTTGTTTCCTGTCAGATTTTCTGTGGCAAGAGTAGTGTGACAGGAAAGTAATGTGAAGTGCTATGTGAAGACACATAGCCGTTTTTAGAGTGAGAAGCAGGGTTGCTGTCTGACTCATATCTAATTTAAGTAAACAACTTGGTCAGAAAACGATATTAATGCAATTGACAGTGACAGCGTCTTTTGATAACAAACCGCTTTGCATGTTAAAACTTTGTGTTAAAACTTTGCATACTGTGCAGAGCAACCATGTACTGTAGCAATGTAAATGGCTGAGGTGTGGGTGGATCTTCATATTTTGTAGACTGATGCCAGAAGATAATGCTGCTCAGCATGAAGCACATTCTTATTATGTGCAATGAGTAGTTGCATTTCTATGATTTAATGTAAATTCACAATGCTTGGAACTTCAAAATGATGTTAttacaggggaaaaaaagtagTGAGAGAAACTTTAAGTGGTCACATGGACAGTTTTAGCGCCCACAGCCAGAAAGAGTGTAACGGTCTTGTCTGAGGTTTCAACACACCACActtctttattattttgctgACCAAGTTGTGCACCATGTGATGCCTCACAGTGCATGCAATATTTAAAGGTTCTTGTGAAAAATTTTCTCAAAATCATGATTAgctgattcattttatttaaaaactgttatgAATTTATGTATAATCGAGTTTTTCTCATTGCTGCATGGTGACTTtacagccacacaaacacaaaggcgTCCGCATTTTAGTGACAGttgacattattttaataataagatgaaaaatcaatgtaaaaacatgatAGGATCATCAAACTAATGCACTGAAATTGTTCTGCCACATACAATATAAACCCAAACAAGTCTCATTTAAAGGTCACTAAAAAAGGTCAGGGAAAAATGGTATGATTTCTGCACAACTGATGCtgaaaacagatattttttgctttttgcacTCTTAGAATCAGCACAGCATAGAATCACTATCAGCCACAAACCAAGGTAATGTGAAACAGCTGCTAATgaaggaaaggaagagaaatatctgctataaaaatgtaaactaatGAAAGCAGAGATGGCACATGGGAGGaaactaaatgaaaagtaaTACAATTCTATGAAACATTGTCATATTTGATAAATATAATCAAAACAGCTAAGTCTCATGAGCAATATACAAAGATAATAGTCATGCCAattagaaaagatgttaaatatcaacaataattttatatatattttagtattACATCCAATACAATCATATACCAAACGTCAGTGTTCAACATGGTTTAGGTTTCACAAACTTAGAATAAAAGCAAAACgatttttttaatatgtgaaaagaggaagaagtaacagagaagagaaagtaaaagGAAACACTCAGACGCAAGAGACAATCTGTTTAACATAAAGGAAATCAGACCTTCAGTAGATGAACAGTGTTAGGTTATGAGcatcaaaaatcaaaaacacttCTTAAAAAGGTAGAAACTTTCATCCTGCATGTACATTTCACAAAATCATTGTCAGTTTATTATTAGGGCTTAGTTTAAATGAAGGGGAAGAAGAGGTGTGTGAGTAGCTTTGACTAACACTACTAGAATTTGTGAAGCACTATGAAAATCGTTTAAGGTGACCTGTCTGTTTTGAGTGTTACATGCAAGCCAGCATCTGCATCCAAATATGAATCTGTCTCAGTTTGCAGCCTGcaaaaagaataatttaaaaaaatgtacttcACAAGACCTCGGCTAAGTTCCTGACTGGCAAGCAGAGCCTTTTATCAAAAGCTTAGAAAAACGGGCTCCAGCTCAGTGTGCTTATTGAAATAAGAGTCTGGCAGGTGTTTGACGAGAGCCACACTGTCTCCATCAGACTAAAGTGGAGCATGCCCAGTGCAAAGCCGCACACCATGTCAGTTAGGTGGTGTTTTCCCAGCAGCACCCGGGACATGCTCACCAGGAAGGCCCACACCACCAACAGGATACGAAGTGGCACAGCCAGGACGAGGTGAGAGAGCAGGAATTTGGAGACCATGGTGGCTCGGCTGGCGTGAGCTGCAGGGAAGGAGTAGATGTCCAAAGCGACACAGTCCATGAACCCTGGCGTCATCTCCCAGGGTCCTCTGCGCTTCACCAGTCTCTGGACTCCAGCAACAGTCATGACATCAAGGATGAGGGCTGAGGATTAAAAGAATTTGTTTATATGCTATTACCTAGATAATGTTGGAAATGGGTTCAGCAGAAGGATTTTTTTACTTAAGTGCTAATACAACAACATAAAATCTTCATTATCTGTCCTGCATTAAAATTCTAGAAAGTATCATCAGCAAAATGTTCTTACATTAAATTATAACGCTATTTTATTGCATAATAATACTGAAAATCAATGTGGACCgaacattcacattcacacactcaacCAGCCGTACGCTAAATAACTGTCAGTTGTCTGACATATTGGTTACGCTCTCCTACTTCTCATTCCACTTGCCCACTCGCTGTCCTAACAGGGCcattattttaactttcactGCAGCTCCTAAAAAGCTGTCATTTTCATGCCCACTgcgaaaaaaaaaatattaaaggaaaACTGAAAGGAACAAGAGGTGGGCAACAATGAAAGCTTACTCGGACAATGAAACTGGTGCAGGCCCAAGCAATGACAAATAATGTTATCATCTGTAAGCACAAACTGACTGTGATGATTCAGTACGTCTTGGTaggtctgttttgtttgtagttgctGTCTATTAAAATCACTGCTGTATCCTGTGCAAATGCTGGCCTTTACAGACAGTTACTTCTTTATCCCCCCCGTGTGTATTTCTGCTCTGCAGTGGGTGCTGTCACTATGGATTTACTGAACACTGTTGTTTGGTGTGACAGACAGCACAACCGCAGTCAGCACAGCGTAATAACATGTTTGAAGTCAGCCCCATGTAGTCAGTCAGCGCCGAGTTATTGatcacacataaaaatgttgGTTCTGAGCTGCGAAACACTCTTCATCACTATGTAAGATCCTGAGTGTTGAACACAGACTTACTCTTCAAGCAGAACattgaaatggaaatggaaagtCCATCTCCTGCTGAACTGCAAAGGGGAGTGGGTAAATCAGCTGTCAGGTTGCCACAAATCGACTTTTCGTTGTGAACAACAATGGCTATAATTTCTCAAAGTACCAAGTGAAGATGGAGTACAGGCACAGCGCTGAATGCTTGGCCTGAGTTTCTGCTTTCTTACTGCAGCAAGAGTGAGTGAGTTTAGTATATAACTGACTCTGTGACTTCCTATATATTAATGTAGATAGAGCTAAGGCAATACATCTGTCTAGCACATCTAGACAGCAATGCAAATGTTCTGCATGTACAGTTGCAAAAATATCCAGCTTGAGCTTCACTGTGTCTGCCTACTagtcacacatttatttatttttttttggtggacaggcagtaaatattaaaaatgttttttcctgaagacagctgcctgctgcagccaAAAGCTGTGAACCAAAGCTGCAACGCCGGGagcaaaacaagtaaaataaagCTCCAGGTCTCTTTAGGTTTGTCATCATGAGCAATTCATGTCGcgtgaaataataataatgggtATTGCTGTATTCTTTTAGGCAAGACAGGTAAGCAACTTGAAATATAATGCTAAGTACTAAGCAGTGTGTTCCACCAAGCGTAATGAAAGATTAATtaccaacaacagcagctgtgtgtgcatggcCTAATCATGTCTGTTTGTTACTGTCACTACCCCTGCAGGTCTCAGCGAAGATACAAGGAGCTGGGCAGCATCAGACCCTGCTTTATATATGTCTGTATTGTTGTATTAGATTATCTTTATTGATCACAAACAACGTCAGCTGCTTGCTGTGGAGTTATGTAAATATACGTGGCCCGCATGGTGCACACTTTATCAAGAGCGCTTATTTAGTTGCTGTTGCAACTTCCTTGTCcttaactgaaatgaaaataaaacagcctCAGTTAATGCTTGAAATAGTTCCATCTTTCTTGCAcatgtaattcattattttaaataaacatggcCGCTTTGAGAAATTGAGTAATTAGGTCAATGGAGGAACTGAGTCCCACTGAGTCTAGTCTGCAGTTGATAAGAGTGGGAACATCCTCTGCACAGTCAAGGTCTGTTTTTGGAGTCTCTGACATGCTTAACACCCTTTAAGACAGTCCCAGCCATTATGTGACTAAAGTGTTCTCAAAACACTTTGTGGGAACTACACAGTGAACTGAATCAAACCATTGTTGCCAGACATGTGATGACATTATTGTTACATGAAAATAGAATCTTAGTCGGGATTACGTATTAACTTAACACTGCTCAACATGATATTCTCCAGACAGACGTCAACAAACCAGATATTATCCTGGACCGAATAATGAACAGTGTCACCAAACACAGCAGTGAATAATCTGTGTTTCAAGACAAATGAACAATTCAATACTggatcaacaacaaaaaaactatttttatgtaTGAACCCAAACAACTAAAAGCTATTTGAGGGACCTATGTTTGAGGGTCCTTGAAGTTTATCTCTTGTTTTACAGCTAGAACATCATAATATCAGATATTTGTGAGGAGTACTTTGTATGAGACTGTATTATACATGTCACCATTGCGTGTTTTGGACAGATTGAGGAGTGTGGTGTGACATTTACCAAGCAGCAGGTTCACCAGGACCTCTTGTCCAGCCAGAGTGTTACTCCTTGTGAGACACACGAGAGTGCCAATGATCCACGTGATGCCATGACCTGTGAGCGCCAGCAGAGCGACCATGGAGCGGCAGCCTCCCCAGGAGGAGGTCGTGTAGGCGCACACCCCCATGCGCTTGGACAGACAGATGTCAATGGCAAGGAGGGAGTTCATCGCTATCCCCTTGAATGAGGGGTTCAGCTGCATGCAGTCTTCCTCTGGCATTTTGTTGGGCTCTCTCCTGTCTTTACTGCCGCTGTCGGTAGGTTCTTCATTCTGCTGGCTTGCTTGGTGCTTGATTGGACCCGGTCGCCTGGTGCTGCCTCGGCATACTGAGGGTGCGCCGCCACCGCCGCCACCGCCGCCGCCGCCTCCGCGACCGGGTTGATGGTTCAGGGACATGAACTCAGGTCTGCTCAGGACGTTGTTTCTCTCCCGTGCGCTGGATCGCACATTGTAACTCGAGGGCATATTTGGACAGGGCCAAGTTCTCCTCTGTGAGTGCAATAACCGATTGTCTATCTGCGGAAGATAATTCAAACGGTGCGAGTTCACTGTGTGACAGTGAAATGTCCCAGAATAAACCCCCTACAGCAGACCTTCCCCTCCGGTGGCCTTAGAGATATATTTAGACCCGCAGGAATGTGCGATGTCCATGCTGTTTATAACGTGCAGCCAGGGAGAGTGTCTTGAACGGACCAATCCAGTGGAATCTGATCCGAGCATGgagataaaataacaacacGAGCACTTTATtacgcacacacatatagagCTAACGCGTTTCACAGCATGTGAAGCTTTGCAAAACAAGCCCAGTGTAGAAAATGTGCAAGAAATACGCAAAAATGCGATGTTGTCATCTCACCAGGCATGAAGCACACAGCATCGCTCCACATCTCCCCCCGCAGCCTCCATAACACATGCAGCCTGTGATGCAGGGGGCATCCGAAAAGTTCTCAGACTTGACAAAAGCATCAACAAAAGGGTGATGAAAAGGCAGCCGAGCCACCAGCCAGCGCTGCGTTGGGTTCTTCCGTGCGGATTTGACGTCACGTAAGGCTGCGCGCAATCCCGGTGCAGCCTCTGTGGTGCGCTCTGCTGGAGCGGAGTTCTCCAAGGTGCTTAAACAGACACAAGGAGGATTTCCAAAAACTGTAGCGCTACTGCACAAGAggcaaacaaaatcaaacaattaAGGACAGCATGTGGCCGTAAGCATAGTAATAAGCTTCTGAGTTTGACCTATTTTCACATGATACGGCGGAAAACACAGCGAAATACAAATGGAGCCTCATTTTCATCACTTATTATAATAATACGCCCTCCCATCACTTCCTGTAGGAAacagtaaaatctaatttatttgAATGGTGTTAAAAGGCATctgattttcaacttgcttcctaTAGTTTCAAATTGGAGAAGTACGTCTTTCTGTCTTccttaaataataaatcacactGTACGTCGAGCTGAAAAACTCCACATGATGCCATAATCTGCTTTCAGATTCAACCAGATGATTTCGTTGCTTATACTACAGAATTGAATGTCACATTTTAGCATCTTTGAACAAAatataataactaaataacaCGTTGCTAATGTGTTGATGATGGACAACGTGTCCTCTCCAACATCACCTCCATCCTAAAGGATGAAATGTTGTTGTTAAGTGTTAAAACAGATCACTGCAGGGTTTGGTAGCTCCACTTGGACCAGAAGCTACTTGGCAGTTTAAAAACTGTGCTCGGATTTTCACGATCATTCAAGAACAGGACTCACACGCCGCAGCACCGATCACCACGTTGCCTACATTTCCCAGCATGCGTGCGCGTCAGAGGGGAAGTGTCGAGTCGAAGATACTATAAAGCTGCTTCCCAGGCTTGCTGAAGTAGACCAATGTGCAGCGGGGTGAACCTGCCGTGGGTAGCGATGGGACGAGCACGGAGAAATGACAGCTTGTGCAGGAATCTGGGCTGAACCGCATCCCCGCGCAGGAGGACTGCAACTGTCCGCTCGGTCGAACTATGTGACAGCTGACGCTTCTCCCTTCGGAGACgctatagtttttttttttatttacttttaagaTCTAATAATGGATCCCGTCAAATGGGTGCTGAAGTTGACCCGGCGGTGTCCT encodes the following:
- the LOC113159881 gene encoding inactive phospholipid phosphatase 7, with the translated sequence MPSSYNVRSSARERNNVLSRPEFMSLNHQPGRGGGGGGGGGGGAPSVCRGSTRRPGPIKHQASQQNEEPTDSGSKDRREPNKMPEEDCMQLNPSFKGIAMNSLLAIDICLSKRMGVCAYTTSSWGGCRSMVALLALTGHGITWIIGTLVCLTRSNTLAGQEVLVNLLLALILDVMTVAGVQRLVKRRGPWEMTPGFMDCVALDIYSFPAAHASRATMVSKFLLSHLVLAVPLRILLVVWAFLVSMSRVLLGKHHLTDMVCGFALGMLHFSLMETVWLSSNTCQTLISISTLSWSPFF